The sequence ACCGAGGAGTCCGCCGAAGCGTTCGTCTACACGGGGATGATTCGACTGATGCTGCGCCGCCTCGCCTGATTGCCTCGGCTCAACACCCTCTAAGCACCCTCCGCGCTTTTTCGGGCTCCGGAGTGGGTTCCTCTCCAGCGAGATGCCGGGATGGGAGCGGTTCCATCTTCTCACACGCGCTTGTCAGCTTGAGCCCCGCCTCGCGTGGGCGTAGCGCACGAGGTTTCCAACATGAACGCCAATAGGGAGGCGCGGGCAGCAACGGGTGTTTCTCGACGCCAAAGGCGCCGGAAGAGCCCAGGGCTTTCTCGCGAAGTACAGAGAAAGGAACAGCGGCTCGCAGTTACCCTCGGCAAGGCCGCGCGATTGGCTCGCAAGGGGGCCGGGCTCACACAGCAGGACGTAGCCGAGGGCGTTGGCATCGTTCCGGAAGTCTACGGCCGGATCGAGCGTGGGGTGTCATTGCCGAGCCTCTCGACGTTGTTCCGGCTGTGCGTCACGCTCCGCCGAGGACCGAATGAAATGTTGGGGTTCGTCCCGCTGCGCGGCCCGTCTACCCGCTCTTTGTGGGCAAGAGAGATACCCCCTGCATTGGCAGAAACGCCGGAAATGAGCCGCTTGCTGCGCTTGATCGGGCGCCTCCCACGGCTACAGCTCAAGCTGATGGCCCGCGTGGCCGTTTCCCTGCTGCGCAACGAGCACCGCCAAGGTCCCGAGGAAAAGCCGCGCTGATCCAGTTCCTGCAAAGCCTAAGAAGAAAAGCCCGTGGGGACTCCTCACATCCCTGCCCAGTCGGGTAAGATGGGGAGATGCGACCCCTCCTCCTCGCACTCTGCTTGCTGGCGGGCACTGCCCACGCTGGCCCCAGCATCACCACGCTCTGGAAGGCCCGCGCTCTTGAGGCAATGGACCACCTGGAGAGGGCATCGAAGGAGGATGTGGGCAAGCAGAAGTCGTACAGACGCTACGAGCTTCTCCTTGAGGCCGCTTTTGCATACCATCTATCAATACCCGAGGTGGTGCAGAAGCCGTACGACGGCAAGGGACATGCCTTTCACCTGATGATCAACGCCGAAGGCGGAGAGGGCGAAAGTAGCCAGGTGCTGGACATCGTGTACCTATACGCCGCTGACGGCACTCCCGCAGCCTTTCGGATCGACAGGTTGCCCAAGGGATGGATGGTGATCTTTAATCCCGCCCTTGAGCCGTCGTTCGTTCAGCTAATGCAGAAGCGGAACGCCGAACGTGGCACGCCGTCGGATCTCACACCACGTCCGATCACCATCGGTACTGTGGACGCAATCCTGGTCTTCGATGCGATGGACCCGTTCTCTCCCTTCGTGCTCCAGAGCGTTCTTGACGAGTTGGCGCCAGAACCCACGCCGACGAAGCCCAAGGCCAAGCCAGCGAAGGCGCCTGCGCGCAAACCGTCCCCGTTAGACGAGGTCGATCCCCCATGAAACTGCGGCAAGATGGAGAAATGCTCTACCGTCTCGTGTTGGGCTTATCTCAGATCTTGTAGACACGGGACGAGTACTACTCGGTCACCTCCACGGGACCCAGGCGGCTTTTTCCGCTGGGAAGCGCCCTCCGGATACCGAAGGGCTTCAGGAGAGACAGCTCACTCGCACGTATCTCGCAGTGAGCCTGCCCCGGTTTTGTGGACACCCCTGTGGATCCTGGACTCATGCGGACGGCGGCACGAGCGGGGCTCACCTGCTCGCCGCTTCTGAATCACACGAAGGGCGGGAGAGCCCCAAAATCAGGGTAAGCCCACACCCTCATCGAGGAATCTATCGACAGGGTAGGCGGCGGGTTTCCATTCAACTGCTCTCGGCGTTACTCGGGGGTAGGTGAATCTACTTCCTGCGGCGTGAAGGAGGGCACGAGTGTCAGCTTCATCTCCGCCCGCTTCCCGACGGCTAACGTCTTCCCAGCCACCTTCACGAGAGTTCCCCAGGAAGACAGCTGTTGGTTCCGCAGCCACTCCTCAGCACGTGCCATATCTGGGAAGACATGTGCAGGATCGACTCCGGAGGGAGCGGCTCTGTCAGTGTCGCGGAGGTACTCACGAAAAGCCGTGAGCTGGCCGGTCACATAAAGATAGTGGAGCGCGTTCGCTGCGGTACTGAGCGCATCGCGCGCAGTGTCAGGAACATGTTCTACCGCGCCCTCAAGGGCATGGCACAGGGATTCAAATTCGAAGTCTTCGGGTCGTGTCGTCAAGAGCCTGCTCCTCAGAGTGATGCGAGAGGAATCAGCACCAGCACGCCCGCCCCTGCCGTGCCAATGACAAAGGCAGCCCCAGCCACTAGGACAATGCTACCCACCAGCACCTCCGCCTTGTTCCGGTTGAGCCAGTCCTGGGCGGTTTTCATATCCGAGAACGTCAAAGGCTGAGCCTCCGTCTCCTTTATACATTGCATGTACTCTTCCCGGCATTTCTCCGTGCAGTAGTTGTGGTGTTGCGCGCCACCACGCTTGCGTGGCCAGGGAGGTTTCGCGTTCCAGCACCGTTCGAAACAAGCGATCTGCTCTGCCGCACAGTTGCGTGAGCCAGTGCCCACGAACACGGCCTCGAAGGTGCGCGATTCGCGAGGGGCTTGCCTCGACTCATGCGGCAGCGCTCCCCCCTTAAGCCGTACCGCCTCAGAGTTGCCACGCAACATGGGCTGGGCGTTTTGGCATGCCGCGAGCACGAGAAGCAGTGCGGTTGAGGAGCGTCTGAATTGAATACTGCATACATGGGTAACTGATGATGAAGAGGTTCTCAAGCGGCCCCATACTGCCAGTTAGAGCCGAGGCTCGGTACTCAATACTTGGTGGAACGGAGTTCGAACCTTCTCACGCGGGCGCGGACCGGAAGCTGGAGGACGCGAGCCCTGCGCCTGAGAGGATGTTGATCAGGGGCAAGCAGGCAGGCTGCTTTCGGGCAGCATTCCTCAGCGTCTTGCGCGTACCGGGCCGCTGGTCAAGCCCTGGTAGACGGTGGAGGGCCCAGTGCGCCAAGGAGCAGTCTTGAGCGGTTCCCGGTTCCCGCCGTAGGGGCGGGAACTGGGAACCACCGGCCCGAGCATCAGCGCCGCCCCCGGGCGAGAAGCGCCTCAAGCGACGCCACTGGAATGCGGATGGAGCCTCCCACCCACACCCGCTCCAATTCTCCGCGCTCCAAGGGCGCATAGACCGTGGCCCGGCAGACGGCCAGTTCCGCCGCCACCTCGCGCACCGTGAGCAGCGGCGGGGCCGCTGGCCGCACCAAGGTCCGCACCACCGGCGCACCACGGCCAGTCGAAAGGGTGGAAACCGTGCTAAGCGGCACCGCCGCCATAGGCTGCGAATCTCTTGTACTTTCCGCAGGTTGCGAAGCCCTGCCAAGGCTTACCACCCCTTGCCAACCGCCCCCACCCCGGCTCATAACCGATTGGTCCCCGGTTCGAATCCGGGAGGGCCCACTCGCCGTAACCCCTCCCCATGCCTCGGGATTTTCCTCCGGGGCGTGGGGGAGGGAAGCTCCCCTCGCCGAGCTCCGCACCACCGATGCACCATGCCTCCGACTGACGTGGCCCCCTGCTCCTTGCCTTTGATGCCGTTGGTGGCTCGATTCGGAAAGGATGGCAGGGTCAACAAAGCGGTCCGCCAGGACACGTTGGAACTCGTCCGCAAACACTGCACGCAGGACAAGTTCAACAGGTACTGCCGTCATGGCAGAGAAAACACTCCAGAATGCATCGAGGAGTGCAAGTGAATGGGCGTACAGCACTGGCCATCCTCGTGGGCCTGTTGCTGCCGCTGCCACTCGTCTTCTTGCTGAGCGGTGGGCTGCTGCCCGCAGAGTAACAGCTCGCCGTGCCCCGTGGAGACGAGGCGCGGATGCACGAGCTGGAACCGAGGTGCGGCGGTGTCAATCGTGGCTGGAAGGAAGCGGAGCATGATGCGCCTCATGCTCCGCCGCCTCGCCTGATGGCTTCTTGACTCTGCCCGCTAGAAATTAATGAAGGCGTACAACGCGCGGTGGTTCGACTTCGTACCACTCACCGTGTAGTCGATCGGCGACGGTTGCACGGCCCCTTTGACGAACAGGTAGTCGATCTTGGATGCCCCGTTCGTGGCGGCCGTACCGTAACCGGTCATGCCATGCTCGCTGAGCGTGGTCGAGGGGATGCTCTTGCGATTCGCGTCGATGCCCACGATGCGGATCGTCGATGCGTTCATCAAGCGGGTCGCGTCCGCCCCGAGGTGGATACCGGTCCCCTGGATGCCGGTGTCCTTGTCACCCGCGCACGCGTTCGCCGAGTTCTCCTGCGGAAGGTGCATGGTCGCCGCGAACACCGTGGTCCCGGTCGCCTTGATGGTGAAGCGCGCCGCGATGGCGCTGGTGCGCTTCCACTTGTACTGATCCGTGGTGTCGGGATCGCTGTCCGGCGGCTTGTACAGGGTGCATCCAGCCCCCCCGTTGTACGCCGTTCCCGGCTTGAGCCACCCGGCACTCCAGTAGGCCGAGACGTCGCCTGCGGCCAGACTCAACCGCCCAGAGTTGTAGATGATGCCGTTGGTCTGCTTCTTCTTCAAGTCGCCCAACGACTGATCACTGCACTTGTGGGTACTTCCCCAGGACTCGGGATCGGACCAGACAACGATCGCCTTGTACGTCCCCGCCGGCAGCCCGAACATGGCGGAGAGCTGGTCGGCGTAGGCCTCTGCCTGCCCGGTACCGCGTATCTGCTGCACAATGAGCAGATCGGGAGCGACCACTCCGGAGGTACCGGTCTTCCCAGCGTCGTCGACGAGTATCGACTTCAGGTGGTCCGTACCCGAGACGCGGGTACAGGTCCCGTCGGAGTTGTTCATGACCAGGTTCTCGATGTTGTTGTTGTACACCCGCAGCACCCGATCCGTCGCCTGTCCCAACACCCTGGCGTCCGTGTCCGCGTCCGCGGGCCGGAGCGCGGCCAATGTGTTCGGCGTCGGCGCGTCCGTCGGCGCGGTGTCCGCCTCCATCCCGCCGCACGCCATTAGCAGGGAACCAAAAGACAGGCTGGTGATGAACGTCTTCATCTTCATGAGATGAATCCTCTGGGAAGGTGCCAGCACGGAATGGGTGGCCCAAGCCCATTAAAACACGATTACAACATTTTTCCAGATAAACCTGCACTGGCACTTTTATCGGCCCAATCCTGATTCGCCGTCATGCGTCATCCCTGTTCCACCGGCCCCGGGCCACGGAGCGCAGGAAGGACAGACAGCAGACACACGCCTGCCCTGCCCTGCCGCCTGCCCAGGCTGCCCTCGCTCAGGGGCTTGGTGCGCACTCGCCGTGGGCAACCCCAGGGGCTCCAGAATCGCGCTCTCCCCTCCTGCTCCCTTCACGGACGCCAAGACCCGCCACCTGCCTCCACACCTCAAACACGCGAACACTGAGCCTGCCCCGGTCAACATTCGCCGCTCTGTGTCCGCCAGCATGGCGAAGGCGTTTTTGAGCTTGCTCTGGAAAGTTAGGCAATGACTGCACGTAGATGCAGGCGATGTGATGCTGGCTCCAGGGATCAGGAAACCCGAGCCGCTTGAGTTGCCGCAACCAGGGGCCAACGTCCTGCCATGAACGCCCCTTGGAGAATGCCTCGTTGAGCACACCGAGCGCAGTTAAACGTTTGAGGTGAGTACGTTCGGCGGGGGTACGCGCTTCGCGTAGAAACTGCTTCTCAAGATCCTTGAGTGCGGCCACCTGCGCCTCGAAAGGAACCTCACCAAAGCTCATTCCCAGGATCAGCCATTCGCGCTCTTGGGCCACCTGTTGCCACCCACCACGACGGGCGCGCGTCATTGCGATTTGGCGTCCCCGAGCGGACTGACCACCATTGTTACTGCCCATTTTGCTCCGCAGCGGTGTAACACGCCCAGCCTCGACTGCCGTCTGGCTCATCCGAGCCAGGAGTTCGGCCGCAGATTCGAAGTATCGCCCCTCGATACGCGCCACCTCCGCTTCGGTGGACACGATCGCTGGGCTGAACTCCGCCGAGGAGCTGCCTCGTGTGACGCGCGTCACAGAAAGTCCGTGAGCTGCTTCACGGAAGCGCGAGGCCAGGGCGCGCAGTCTTGCAACCAGAGAACGGGCATCCCGCTCTCTCTTCTGCAAGGAACCTGTATGTCCCCCGTCCGTCTCCTCGGCCTCCCTCTCCTGCTGCTGGTGTGGCTCACCGGCTGTCACTCAGCACAGCCCTCCGGGACCTCCGCTACCGGCTCGGTGCGTCTGGCCGCCTCCACGCGCCAAGCCCTCTCCGCCAACGCTATCTCCCGCGTCGCCGTCACCTCTTCTGCGGCGGACATGCCCTCGATCACCGTCGAACTCGCACAGATCGATGGGGTCTGGGGCGGTGTCATCGGCAACATCCCCGCGGGCCCCGAGCGCCTCTTCCTGGCCCAGGCCTTCGACGCCGGAGGCGCTTTGCTGTACGAGGGACAGGCCGGGCACGTCACGGTGGTGGCCGGCGAGGTGACGCTCGTCACGCTCACCTTGCAGGACGTCTCCGCCCCCGAGCCCTACGAGAATGAGGCGCCCCTCATCGACTCGGTGGTGGCCGCGCCGCTGGTGGTGGCGCCGGGCGGCAGTGTGACGCTGGCGTCGGCTGCCCACGATCCGAACCCGGGAGACACGCTGGCCTACGCGTGGACGGCCAGCGCGGGCAGCTTCGCGGCTCCCTCGGATGCCAGCACCACGTGGAGCGCTCCGGCAGACAACGGTCCGGTGATGCTCACGCTCACGGTGAGCGACGCGCGGGGCGCGGCCTCCTCGGTGTCGCTCGTGGTGAACGTCACGGCGGGAGAAGGTGGGGCGGTGCTGGACGTGCGCTTCAACAGCCGTCCGGCGGTGGGGGGCTTCACCTCCTCGGAGTCCCAGCTCGAGGTGGGCGAGAGCACCCTGCTCACGGTGTCGGCGGCGGACCTGGACGGGGACGCGCTGAGCTACCAGTGGAGCGCCTCGTGCGAGGGCAGCCTGCAGGACCTGGGCGCGGGCCTCGCGCGCTTCACGCCCAGCGCTCTGCCCGCCGCGGCGTGCAACAACTGCCAGCTGAGCGTCAGTGTCTTCGACGGACGCGGGGGCCAGACGAGCGCGACGCTCGCGCTCTGCGTGACCGAGCCCACGGTCCACGCCCTGCCTCCCCGGGTGATCCGCTCCTACCAGTCGAGCCTCACGGCCCGGGCGAACCAGCAGCTCGTCTTCGAGGTCGTGGCCAGCGACCCGCAGGGAAGTGCGGTGAGCTTCCAGTGGGGCGCCACGAGTGGCGTGTTCGGCGCTTCCGCGGACTCGGCCACCAGCAGCCGGGTGGTCTGGACCGCGCCGGCCTGCATCAACGGCAGCACCCAGGGCTCGCTGAGCGTCACCCTCACCAACGCCGCGAACCTGACGGCCGTCCAGACCTTCTCCGTGACGGGGCTGCCGGACTGCACCTCTTCCAGCCATTGGGTGTCCGTGGGCGCCATGCTGGAGCCCCGGATTCGCCACCAGGCGGCGCTGCTGCCCTCGGGGAAGGTGCTCGTCGTGGGAGGAAATGGGCCGGGCGGAAACAAGGCCTCTGCCGAGGTGTATGACCCGGAGACTCGGACCTGGACGGCCACGACCGCCATGCGCCAGACCCGGACCTACTTCAGCGCGGTGTCGCTGCCCTCGGGGCAGGTGCTGGTCTCGGGAGGCGAGCAGGGCTGGGACAGCTACGCCACGGCGGAGCTGTACGATCCGGCGGCCGGCACCTGGTCGATGGCCGCTCCGATGAACGTGTCCCGCAAGGGCCATACCCTGACGGTGCTGCCCTCGGGCAAGGTGCTCGCTGCCGGAGGCACCACCGCGACGGCGGAGCTGTACGATCCGGAGACCGGAACCTGGACCCGCACTGGCTCCATGAGCATGTCCCGCTACGGGCATACGGCCGTGCGGCTGCTCTCGGGGAAGGTGCTCGTCATCGGAGGTTGGAACGCGACGGCGGAGCTGTACGATCCGGAGACCGGCTCCTGGACGGCCACGGGTTCTCTGAGCGTCTCCCGGAACCCGGGGCACACCGCCACGCTGCTCCCTTCGGGCAAGGTGCTCGTCGCGGGCGGCAACGTCGATGGTGGCACGGTGGCGGAGCTGTACGATCCGGAGAACGGCTCCTGGACGGCCGCGGGCTCTGCGCTGAATGCGCATGACGGGGCCACGGCCACGCTGCTGCCCACGAACAAGGTGCTCATCGTGGGTGGCAACATCGATAACAGCGCGGCGGCGGCGCTGTACGATGTGGCCTCTGGGACCTGGGCTCCTGTCGCTTCGATGGGACCGGCGCAGTACGGGCACACCGCGACGCTGCTGCCGCACGGCAAGGTGCTCTTCACCAGCCGCGCTACGGTGCTCTACCAGCCCTGAGCATTCGGCTGACTCGTGGGGCCTGAGCGGAACCTTCCTCGGCTCCTGAAGACGCGAAGCGCCTGGAAGCCTGCCGGGGCTTCCAGGCGCTCACTCACGATAGCTCAGCCGTAGGCGAGCGCGTCCTCGACGTAGCGGATGCCCTTGGCGGTGATGGCGCGGCCCTTCTGGGTCTCCGAGGCGCAGCGGGTATTGAAGAAGCCCCATAGAAGACAAAGAATCGCACTGCGGCTACCAGGATTGGCACCGAAAGGTGGATGCCGAAGTCATCCACTGGCTCAGGGCTCATGACAAGGCAACACCGGCGCAGTTCATGCAGAAGTTGCGTGAGATCTACAGCCGCAAGGACATGCGTGAGAGGTTTCCTCATGGCTTTTGACGTGCCTGGCTCCCGTTTCTTCGTGCTTGAAGAAGGCATGTTCGGGCCCAATGACACCAAGTTCAGCAAGGTGGCGCCCGTCAACCGTGGAGACCCTCCGCAGTGCCCACTCTGCGGGGAGCCCATGGGCATGCTGACGTGGTTGTCCCCTTACCGTGTTGAACTGGAACTGCATGGCGCGGCGCCTGGTGATTTCGTGGAGGGGCCCGGCTACGACGTGCTCATCTCCCAGCGCGTCGCCGAGGCCTATCAAGAGGCAGGGCTGACAGGACTGCTCGGCTTCAACCCCGTTGAGGTGGTGCGCGTCCGAAGCAAGCGCAAGGGGTCCGCGCAGGGTGCCATTCCCCCCTACTTCGCCGTCATCGCCTGCTTCGGCCGTGGCGCCGTGGATGAAGCACGAAGCCGGATCCGCCGCTCAGAACCGGTCACATGTCCGGAGTGCCGTTCGGCCGGGGTCGACTCCGTGCATGGCTTCACCTTGGAGCCGGATACCTGGCAAGGCGAGGATATTTTCCGGCCTCGCGGCAAGCGGGGCAGCCTTGTCGTCTCCGAGCGCTTCGCCGCGCTCGTCCACCGGCATGGATTCACGAACATGAAGTTCACCCCCACGGAGGAGTATGTGTGGGATCCTGACGGGAAGGGGCCGCCAGCAAGTCCTCACGCGGAGTCCGGCTGAACTTTCCGCACCGAGAGGCATTCCGCCCCCACCCTGGCTCATGAGGCCGGTGAGAAGGTGCCGGCGAGGGACACGTTGTGCTCATTGTCCCCAGGACACGCCCCTCACCCCGGGCGGTTTGACGCATGATGCACCCCATGTCGCGACCGCCTCCCCTGCCGGGCACCTCCCTGTCCTCCGCCCTCGGAGAGCTGGCGCGCGCCCAACAGCGTGCCGGACGCTCCGCCATGGCGGGACTGGCGCTGCTCGGCGTGGTGGCCCTGGCCAGCCCCCTGCTCGCCTACCGGGAGGATCTCCAGAACGCCCGCGAGGAGATGCTCGGCAACCTCTCCAGCCAGGCCCAGGTGCAGGCCGAGGCGCTGGGCGTGCACCTGGGGCTGCTGGAGGCGGAGCTGCGCCGGCTGGCCGAGCACCCCCAGCTCATCCCCGAGGATGGCTCCTCGGGCCCGGAAGTGGCCATGCTGGACAGCGCCTTCCACCACTCGCCCCTCTTCTCCGAGGGCGTGGCCCTGCTCACTCCCGATGGGCGCTGCGTGTGGAGCGACCCGGCCCAGATATCGCTGGGGGATTCTCCCCTGGACAGCCGCCCCTGGTTCCGCCGGGTGCTGGCCGAGGGCGTCTCGGACATCAACCTGCTGGAGGGGACGGGGGGGCCGCTGGTGGTGGCGGTCCCCATCACGCACGACGGCAAGGTAGCGGGCCTGCTGGTGGGCGAGCTGCGCGCGGGGGCACGTCCCCTTCCGGGCGTCCGCTCGGGGGGCGCGGACCTGTCGCTGCTGCTGGATGGGGAAGGCCAGCTCCTGCTGCCCGTGCCCGCGCCGAACTTCGCATGGAGCGCGGAGCGCGCCTCGCGGCTGCGCGCCCTGGCCGAGGCCCCCGGGCCCCTCGTGTGGGACGGCAAGCGCATGCTGGGCGCGGCGGCCCATGTCTCCGTCCCGGGCATCAACGGCATGCTGCTGGCCGTGCTGGAGGACGAGGAGCGGGACATCGCGCGGCTGCAGCGCCGCTTCCTCGGACAGCTGCTCTTCCACATCGCCCTGCTGGGCAGCACCCTGCTGCTGTTCACCTTCCTGCTGCGCCGCTCGTACCTCTCGCTGCTGGCGGCCGAGGAGCGGCTGCGGCACCAGGAGACGATGGCCGCGCTGGGCGCCGCCAGCCAGCTCATCGCCCACGAGGTGAAGAACGCCCTCAACGGCATCCAGGCGGCCCTGTCGCTGCTGCGGCCCGCCGCCACCGCGGGGGAGGTGGCCCTGCCCGCGCTGCGTGCCCAGGTGCAGCGGCTGGGGCACCTGGCCCGCTCGCTGCTGTCCTTCGGCGCCCCGAGGGCCGCCGCCCTGCGCCGCCCCTGCGAGCTGCACCTGCTGGTGGAGGAGGCCCTGCAGTCGGTGCGCCTGGTGCCGGAGTCCGAGGACGTGCCCGTGCAGGTGACGCTGCAGGAGGGCCTCACCGCGCAGGCGGACCCGGCGCTGCTGGTGTCCGCCATCGACAACCTGGTGCGCAACGCGGTGGAGGCGGGCGCGGTGGCGCGCGACACGGGCCTGCGTCCCTCGCCCTGGGTGCGGGTGACCCTCACGCGCGAGGCCAACGAGGCCATCCTGCGGGTGGAGGACAACGCCGGCGGGGTGGACACGGACCTGGAGCCACGCCTGTGGGAGCCCTTCGCCACCGCGCGCGCCAAGGGCGTGGGCCTGGGCCTGCCCATGGCCCGGGCCGCCGTGGAGTCCCATGGGGGCCAGCTCACCTATCACCGCCTGCCCGATGGCAGCCTCTTCACCCTGCGGCTGCCCCTGGAGAGCACCCCATGAGTACCTCCCTGCTCCTGGTGGATGACGACCGGACCTTCTCCTCGCTCGCCGCCTCCGTGCTCACCCAGGAGGGCTTCCGCGTGCGCACCGCGCGCTCGCTGCACGAGACGCGCGCCGCGCTGGCCCGCGAGGCCCCCGACCTGGTCATCCTGGACCGCCGGCTGCCGGATGGGGACGGGCTCACCTTCCTGCCGGAGCTGCGCACCCTGGTGCCCGGCGCCGTGGTGTTGATGGCGACGGCGCACGGGGACATCGCCAGCGCGGTGGAGGCCATCCGGGCCGGCGCGCGCGACTACCTGTCCAAGCCGGTGGAGCTGGATGACCTGGTGCTGCGCGCGCGCCGCGCCGCCGAGGACGTGCAACTGCAGGAGCGGTTGCAACGGGCCGAGAGCGCGCTGGGGGGCCGGCACCGCATGCAGGTGCCGCGCTCGCCCACCATGCGCCACACCCTGCAGATGCTCGAGCGCATCGCCACCTCGCCCCGCAGCCCCGTGCTGCTGCTGGGCGAGACGGGCGTGGGCAAGGAGGTCATCGCCCGCCACCTGCACGTGCTGCGCGAGGAGCAGGGGCCCTTCGTCCACGTCAACTGCGCCGCCCTGCCGGACACCATGGTGGAGAGCGAGCTGTTCGGCCACGAGCGCGGCGCCTTCACCGACGCGCGCACCGCCCGGCGCGGCCTGGTGGAGGTGGCCAACGGCGGCCTGCTCTTCCTCGACGAGGTGGGCGAGCTGCCGCTGGCCCTGCAGGCCAAGCTGCTCACCTTCCTGGACAAGGGCGCCTTCCGGCGGCTGGGCGGCAGCAGCGAGCTGAGCAGCACCGCGCGCGTGGTGGCCGCCACCAACCGCAACCTCACCGACGAGGTGGCCGCCGGCCGCTTCCGCGAGGACCTCTACTTCCGCCTGAGCGTCTTCAAGGTGGACATCCCCCCGCTGCGCGAGCGGCGCGAGGACGTGCTGCCGCTGGCCGAGTCGCTGGTGGCCGAGCTGTGCGCGGAGCTGGGCCGCCGCCCGGTAGGCTTCTCCGCCGCCGCACGCGAGCGGCTCGAGCGCTACCCCTTCCCCGGCAACGTGCGCGAGCTGCGCAACGTGCTCGAGCGCGCCCTGGTGCT is a genomic window of Stigmatella erecta containing:
- a CDS encoding helix-turn-helix transcriptional regulator; its protein translation is MNANREARAATGVSRRQRRRKSPGLSREVQRKEQRLAVTLGKAARLARKGAGLTQQDVAEGVGIVPEVYGRIERGVSLPSLSTLFRLCVTLRRGPNEMLGFVPLRGPSTRSLWAREIPPALAETPEMSRLLRLIGRLPRLQLKLMARVAVSLLRNEHRQGPEEKPR
- a CDS encoding helix-turn-helix domain-containing protein; amino-acid sequence: MVRTLVRPAAPPLLTVREVAAELAVCRATVYAPLERGELERVWVGGSIRIPVASLEALLARGRR
- a CDS encoding Kelch repeat-containing protein, which produces MSPVRLLGLPLLLLVWLTGCHSAQPSGTSATGSVRLAASTRQALSANAISRVAVTSSAADMPSITVELAQIDGVWGGVIGNIPAGPERLFLAQAFDAGGALLYEGQAGHVTVVAGEVTLVTLTLQDVSAPEPYENEAPLIDSVVAAPLVVAPGGSVTLASAAHDPNPGDTLAYAWTASAGSFAAPSDASTTWSAPADNGPVMLTLTVSDARGAASSVSLVVNVTAGEGGAVLDVRFNSRPAVGGFTSSESQLEVGESTLLTVSAADLDGDALSYQWSASCEGSLQDLGAGLARFTPSALPAAACNNCQLSVSVFDGRGGQTSATLALCVTEPTVHALPPRVIRSYQSSLTARANQQLVFEVVASDPQGSAVSFQWGATSGVFGASADSATSSRVVWTAPACINGSTQGSLSVTLTNAANLTAVQTFSVTGLPDCTSSSHWVSVGAMLEPRIRHQAALLPSGKVLVVGGNGPGGNKASAEVYDPETRTWTATTAMRQTRTYFSAVSLPSGQVLVSGGEQGWDSYATAELYDPAAGTWSMAAPMNVSRKGHTLTVLPSGKVLAAGGTTATAELYDPETGTWTRTGSMSMSRYGHTAVRLLSGKVLVIGGWNATAELYDPETGSWTATGSLSVSRNPGHTATLLPSGKVLVAGGNVDGGTVAELYDPENGSWTAAGSALNAHDGATATLLPTNKVLIVGGNIDNSAAAALYDVASGTWAPVASMGPAQYGHTATLLPHGKVLFTSRATVLYQP
- a CDS encoding imm11 family protein yields the protein MGMLTWLSPYRVELELHGAAPGDFVEGPGYDVLISQRVAEAYQEAGLTGLLGFNPVEVVRVRSKRKGSAQGAIPPYFAVIACFGRGAVDEARSRIRRSEPVTCPECRSAGVDSVHGFTLEPDTWQGEDIFRPRGKRGSLVVSERFAALVHRHGFTNMKFTPTEEYVWDPDGKGPPASPHAESG
- a CDS encoding sensor histidine kinase; the protein is MSRPPPLPGTSLSSALGELARAQQRAGRSAMAGLALLGVVALASPLLAYREDLQNAREEMLGNLSSQAQVQAEALGVHLGLLEAELRRLAEHPQLIPEDGSSGPEVAMLDSAFHHSPLFSEGVALLTPDGRCVWSDPAQISLGDSPLDSRPWFRRVLAEGVSDINLLEGTGGPLVVAVPITHDGKVAGLLVGELRAGARPLPGVRSGGADLSLLLDGEGQLLLPVPAPNFAWSAERASRLRALAEAPGPLVWDGKRMLGAAAHVSVPGINGMLLAVLEDEERDIARLQRRFLGQLLFHIALLGSTLLLFTFLLRRSYLSLLAAEERLRHQETMAALGAASQLIAHEVKNALNGIQAALSLLRPAATAGEVALPALRAQVQRLGHLARSLLSFGAPRAAALRRPCELHLLVEEALQSVRLVPESEDVPVQVTLQEGLTAQADPALLVSAIDNLVRNAVEAGAVARDTGLRPSPWVRVTLTREANEAILRVEDNAGGVDTDLEPRLWEPFATARAKGVGLGLPMARAAVESHGGQLTYHRLPDGSLFTLRLPLESTP
- a CDS encoding sigma-54-dependent transcriptional regulator — its product is MSTSLLLVDDDRTFSSLAASVLTQEGFRVRTARSLHETRAALAREAPDLVILDRRLPDGDGLTFLPELRTLVPGAVVLMATAHGDIASAVEAIRAGARDYLSKPVELDDLVLRARRAAEDVQLQERLQRAESALGGRHRMQVPRSPTMRHTLQMLERIATSPRSPVLLLGETGVGKEVIARHLHVLREEQGPFVHVNCAALPDTMVESELFGHERGAFTDARTARRGLVEVANGGLLFLDEVGELPLALQAKLLTFLDKGAFRRLGGSSELSSTARVVAATNRNLTDEVAAGRFREDLYFRLSVFKVDIPPLRERREDVLPLAESLVAELCAELGRRPVGFSAAARERLERYPFPGNVRELRNVLERALVLESGPNLELEALAPRPGDAAQMADPHAFVVAGPLPPLEEIERRYVRHVLERMDGRRMDAARALGISYPTFLRRLGEE